The following coding sequences lie in one Mesorhizobium sp. NZP2298 genomic window:
- a CDS encoding metallophosphoesterase — translation MITRRGFLRFIGGSFLTAVALGAYAVGIEPMLLAHVKRYALTPPHWPDGLKLRVVAFADIHACRPWMTQERIASLVDDANALQPDLIVLLGDYTAGMPLVTGPVTPSQWASALSGLKAPLGVLSILGNHDWWSDGFAQRAGAGPIIARKALEKVGIPVLENDVVRLEKDGHGVWIAGLADQLALLPARKGDPCKGLDDLDGTLAKVGDSAPVILLAHEPDIFPTVPWRVSLTLSGHTHGGQVRLFGYSPVVPSRFGNRYAYGHVVENDRNLIVSGGLGFSILPVRFGMRPEILQIDLG, via the coding sequence ATGATAACCAGACGCGGGTTCCTGCGCTTCATCGGCGGGTCTTTCCTGACTGCTGTCGCGCTTGGCGCCTATGCGGTCGGCATCGAGCCGATGCTGCTGGCGCATGTGAAGCGCTATGCCCTGACGCCGCCGCACTGGCCTGATGGCCTGAAGCTGCGGGTCGTGGCATTTGCCGACATCCATGCCTGCCGGCCCTGGATGACGCAGGAACGAATTGCCTCGCTCGTTGACGATGCGAACGCGTTGCAGCCCGACCTGATCGTGCTGCTTGGCGACTATACTGCGGGCATGCCCCTGGTGACGGGGCCGGTTACGCCGTCGCAATGGGCGTCCGCGCTGTCGGGCCTCAAGGCGCCGCTCGGGGTGCTGTCGATCCTTGGCAATCACGATTGGTGGAGCGATGGCTTCGCGCAGCGCGCCGGAGCCGGGCCGATCATAGCACGCAAGGCCTTGGAGAAGGTCGGCATCCCGGTGCTGGAGAACGATGTCGTGCGCCTGGAGAAGGATGGCCATGGCGTCTGGATCGCCGGCCTGGCCGACCAACTGGCGTTGCTGCCGGCCAGGAAGGGCGACCCGTGCAAGGGGCTCGACGATCTCGACGGCACGCTGGCCAAGGTCGGTGACAGCGCGCCTGTCATCCTGCTCGCCCATGAGCCGGATATTTTTCCCACCGTGCCATGGCGCGTCTCGCTGACCCTGTCGGGCCATACCCATGGCGGGCAGGTGCGGCTGTTCGGCTATTCGCCCGTCGTGCCGTCGCGCTTCGGCAATCGCTATGCCTATGGCCATGTCGTCGAGAACGACCGCAATCTGATCGTCTCGGGCGGGCTCGGCTTCAGCATCCTGCCGGTGCGTTTCGGCATGAGGCCGGAAATCCTGCAGATCGACCTCGGTTGA
- a CDS encoding glycoside hydrolase family 5 protein — protein MTLLTAMIKSLMAALLVLAALAVPGQAATFAMKRGLNLDQWVTWPGEDQWSDAKAILPYPEWRKFLKEDDLKALKEAGFDFLRMPVDPSPFLSDQTTALSDDLYAGVLDSVRMINRAGLKVIVDMHLIPAGGSRKIGMAEVMDDPRTFDSYVDMIRKMARTLAGEDPEKVAFEPMNEPIVDCDSAGTSLWPDRQRKLFAAARSSATKLTLVLTGACYSAASSLEKIDPKEIPDDNVIWTFHSYDPFLLTHQGATWAGDFIPYVTGLPYPLTSVPKAQLDVTLDTIRARIKAEAPWTRQSGLLAYLDEQVASMDSPAKLLGLMDAPFSKVEAWAKANGIKPENITLGEFGMIRQEYGNAYVMPAEYRAAYVKDMIARAEAHGFSWSVWSYGGAFGIVDAFNGDKAEPDVMDVIQSLH, from the coding sequence ATGACACTGTTGACGGCGATGATCAAGAGTTTGATGGCGGCGCTGCTGGTGCTGGCGGCCTTGGCGGTGCCCGGTCAGGCTGCGACATTTGCTATGAAGCGCGGCCTCAATCTCGACCAGTGGGTCACCTGGCCGGGCGAGGATCAGTGGAGCGATGCCAAGGCCATACTGCCCTATCCGGAATGGCGCAAATTCCTCAAGGAGGACGATCTCAAGGCGCTCAAGGAGGCGGGCTTCGATTTCCTGCGCATGCCGGTCGACCCCTCGCCTTTCCTGTCCGACCAGACAACGGCGTTGAGTGACGACCTCTATGCCGGCGTGCTGGACTCGGTGCGCATGATCAACCGCGCCGGCCTCAAGGTGATCGTCGACATGCACCTGATCCCGGCCGGCGGCAGCCGCAAGATCGGCATGGCCGAGGTGATGGACGATCCGCGGACCTTCGACAGCTATGTCGACATGATACGCAAGATGGCCCGCACCCTGGCCGGCGAGGATCCCGAGAAGGTTGCCTTCGAGCCGATGAACGAACCGATCGTCGATTGTGACAGCGCCGGCACCAGCCTGTGGCCGGACCGCCAGCGGAAATTGTTCGCCGCGGCGCGATCGTCGGCGACGAAGCTGACCCTGGTGCTGACCGGCGCCTGCTATTCCGCCGCCTCGTCCCTGGAGAAGATCGATCCGAAGGAGATTCCCGACGACAACGTCATCTGGACCTTCCATTCCTATGATCCATTCCTGCTCACCCACCAGGGTGCGACCTGGGCCGGCGACTTCATTCCCTATGTGACAGGCCTGCCCTATCCGCTGACGTCAGTGCCCAAGGCGCAGCTAGACGTGACGCTGGACACCATCCGCGCCCGCATCAAGGCCGAGGCGCCGTGGACACGGCAGAGCGGCCTGCTTGCCTATCTCGACGAGCAGGTCGCCAGCATGGACAGTCCCGCCAAGCTGCTTGGCCTGATGGATGCGCCCTTCAGCAAGGTCGAGGCGTGGGCCAAGGCCAACGGCATCAAGCCGGAAAACATCACGCTGGGCGAGTTCGGCATGATCCGCCAGGAATACGGCAATGCCTATGTGATGCCGGCCGAATACCGCGCCGCCTATGTCAAGGACATGATCGCGCGGGCCGAGGCGCATGGTTTCTCATGGTCGGTGTGGAGTTATGGCGGCGCCTTCGGCATCGTCGATGCCTTCAACGGCGATAAGGCCGAGCCGGACGTGATGGATGTGATCCAGTCACTTCACTAG
- the ybgC gene encoding tol-pal system-associated acyl-CoA thioesterase, whose amino-acid sequence MGDHGESATLLAGLSGALTTFGHRLMARVYYADTDFSGVVYHARYLEFLERGRSDYLRLTGVHHTELADGKHGEKIVWVVRRMEIDFRIPARIDDILTVDTRTDTISGARIFMAQQLKRGDEVLVEARVEAAIIGENGRPRRFPKEWVAAFMPKVG is encoded by the coding sequence ATGGGCGATCATGGTGAATCGGCGACGCTGCTGGCCGGCCTTTCCGGCGCGCTGACGACGTTTGGCCATCGGCTGATGGCGCGGGTCTATTATGCCGACACCGATTTCTCGGGCGTCGTCTACCATGCGCGCTATCTCGAATTCCTCGAGCGCGGCCGCTCCGATTATCTCAGGCTCACCGGCGTGCATCACACCGAACTCGCCGACGGCAAGCATGGCGAGAAGATCGTCTGGGTGGTGCGCCGCATGGAGATCGACTTCCGCATCCCCGCCCGCATCGACGACATCCTGACCGTCGACACCCGCACCGACACCATTTCCGGCGCGCGCATCTTCATGGCGCAGCAGCTCAAGCGCGGCGACGAGGTGCTGGTCGAGGCCAGGGTCGAGGCGGCGATCATTGGCGAGAATGGCCGGCCGAGACGCTTTCCCAAGGAATGGGTAGCGGCCTTCATGCCCAAGGTGGGCTGA
- the tolQ gene encoding protein TolQ: MENIALADPGAQLSIWALFMQASWVVKLVMIGLLCASVWTWAIIIDKLVSYGRMRLALNRFEQVFWSGQSLEELYRTLADRKTSGMGAIFVAAMREWKKSFEKGAKTPLGLQTRIDKAMDLALTREMEKLEGRLGFLATTGSAAPFIGLFGTVIGIMTSFQAIAGSKNTSLAVVAPGIAEALLATAIGLLAAIPAVIAYNKLSSDASKIAVRMEGFSDEFSAILSRQIDEKVAPKA; encoded by the coding sequence ATGGAAAATATCGCACTCGCCGATCCGGGCGCGCAATTGTCGATTTGGGCGCTGTTCATGCAGGCCAGCTGGGTGGTCAAGCTGGTCATGATCGGCCTGCTTTGCGCCTCGGTCTGGACCTGGGCGATCATCATCGACAAGCTGGTTTCCTATGGCCGCATGCGGCTGGCGCTGAACCGATTCGAGCAGGTCTTCTGGTCCGGGCAGTCGCTGGAAGAACTCTACCGCACGCTCGCCGACCGCAAGACGTCAGGCATGGGCGCCATTTTCGTCGCCGCCATGCGCGAGTGGAAGAAGAGCTTCGAGAAGGGCGCCAAGACGCCGCTCGGCCTGCAGACCCGCATCGACAAGGCGATGGACCTGGCGCTGACCCGCGAGATGGAGAAGCTGGAGGGGCGCCTCGGCTTCCTCGCCACCACCGGTTCGGCCGCCCCCTTCATCGGCCTGTTCGGTACCGTCATCGGCATCATGACCTCGTTCCAGGCCATTGCCGGCTCCAAGAACACCAGCCTCGCGGTGGTTGCGCCCGGCATCGCCGAGGCGCTGCTGGCGACGGCGATCGGCCTGCTCGCCGCCATCCCGGCGGTCATCGCCTATAACAAGCTGTCATCGGATGCGAGCAAGATCGCTGTGCGCATGGAAGGGTTCTCCGACGAGTTCTCCGCCATACTCTCGCGCCAAATCGATGAAAAAGTCGCGCCGAAGGCCTGA
- the tolR gene encoding protein TolR: MGMSVGMAGRGGRGHRRRGRHHGLMSEINVTPMVDVMLVLLIIFMVAAPMLTVGVPIDLPDTQAKAMNADTQPITVSINAAGQIYLQETEIPIEELVAKLQAISKTGYEERIFIRGDKATDYGTAMKVMARISAAGYKNIGLVSLQEQDQ, encoded by the coding sequence ATGGGTATGTCCGTAGGCATGGCGGGACGCGGCGGGCGCGGCCACAGGCGGCGCGGCCGTCACCATGGGCTGATGTCGGAGATCAACGTCACGCCGATGGTGGACGTCATGCTGGTGCTTTTGATCATCTTCATGGTCGCGGCGCCGATGCTCACGGTCGGCGTGCCGATCGACCTGCCCGACACACAGGCCAAGGCCATGAATGCCGACACGCAGCCGATCACTGTCTCGATCAATGCCGCCGGCCAGATCTATCTCCAGGAAACCGAGATCCCGATCGAGGAACTGGTGGCCAAGCTGCAGGCGATCTCCAAGACCGGCTACGAGGAACGCATCTTCATCCGTGGCGACAAGGCCACCGACTATGGCACGGCGATGAAGGTGATGGCCCGTATTTCGGCTGCTGGCTACAAGAATATCGGCCTGGTTTCGCTGCAGGAACAGGATCAATAG
- a CDS encoding TonB family protein — translation MKTGLTTSVILHTAVLAFGLFTLSAPAALPSADVESVAVDIVPMEAIAQTLQGDKKAVMHEKPAPLPTQRPDIVPAAQKVGENSVDTDKPITPEAKPKPVDTTSAPPPAPTPKEIPKTEDVPKPQEKPKPTPATEVAPAPQPKEEVKPEPVKQTEPKPTPAKPAPTPPPQDKTAAIDPTPEVKPDAVAEAIAKDLPTEETQLPSSAPAPEARPKPQPTPAESAKAPDRKNADKPVKEASSKPKSDEKQFNANEISALLDKQKPSGGGAKRSTQQASLGGDKDQGQKLSRSEQGALESQLGGCWTLPVGLEGSENFVVVVRFNLDNSGKLDGRPSVEKSSGNRQFDESAVRAVQKCDVAGLQVPAGKQDIWNDIRVTFDPREMLGL, via the coding sequence ATGAAGACCGGCCTCACCACATCGGTGATACTGCATACGGCGGTGCTGGCCTTCGGCCTGTTCACCCTGTCGGCGCCGGCCGCGCTGCCGTCCGCCGATGTCGAGTCGGTCGCGGTCGACATCGTGCCGATGGAAGCCATTGCGCAGACCTTGCAGGGCGACAAGAAGGCCGTGATGCATGAGAAGCCGGCGCCGCTGCCGACGCAGCGTCCCGACATCGTCCCGGCCGCCCAGAAGGTTGGTGAAAACAGCGTCGACACCGACAAGCCGATAACGCCGGAGGCCAAGCCGAAGCCCGTCGACACGACCTCGGCTCCGCCGCCCGCGCCGACGCCGAAGGAAATCCCGAAGACCGAGGACGTGCCGAAGCCGCAGGAGAAGCCCAAACCCACTCCGGCGACGGAAGTGGCGCCGGCGCCGCAGCCCAAGGAAGAGGTGAAGCCCGAGCCGGTCAAGCAGACGGAGCCCAAGCCCACGCCGGCCAAGCCGGCACCGACCCCGCCGCCGCAGGACAAGACCGCCGCCATCGACCCGACGCCCGAGGTCAAGCCGGATGCCGTCGCCGAGGCCATAGCCAAGGATCTGCCCACCGAAGAGACGCAGTTGCCGAGCTCGGCGCCGGCGCCGGAAGCACGGCCGAAGCCGCAGCCGACACCGGCTGAAAGCGCCAAGGCGCCAGATCGCAAGAATGCCGACAAGCCGGTCAAGGAAGCCTCGTCGAAACCGAAATCAGACGAAAAGCAGTTCAACGCCAACGAAATCTCCGCGCTGCTCGACAAGCAGAAGCCATCCGGCGGCGGCGCCAAGCGCTCGACGCAGCAGGCCTCGCTCGGCGGCGACAAGGATCAGGGCCAGAAGCTGTCGAGGTCGGAGCAGGGCGCCCTGGAAAGCCAGTTGGGCGGTTGCTGGACATTGCCGGTTGGACTGGAAGGCTCGGAGAATTTCGTCGTCGTCGTGCGCTTCAACCTGGACAACTCAGGCAAGCTCGACGGTCGCCCATCGGTCGAAAAGTCGAGCGGCAATCGGCAGTTCGATGAAAGCGCGGTTCGCGCGGTTCAGAAATGCGACGTGGCCGGCCTGCAGGTTCCCGCCGGCAAGCAAGACATCTGGAACGACATCCGCGTCACGTTCGATCCAAGAGAGATGCTGGGCCTCTAG
- the tolB gene encoding Tol-Pal system beta propeller repeat protein TolB has product MKSILKPLLMIAAMAMGMTAAGTLPALALVELNVNKGNVEPLPIAITDFQGGDALGAQISQIVTADLKRSGLFAPIDKSAFIEKITNPDAAPRFDDWKVINAQALVTGSVSKEADGRIRAQYRLWDTFAGQQMAGEQFFANDANQRRVAHIIADAIYERLTGEKGYFDTRVVFIDESGAKNARKKRLAIMDQDGANVRYLSDGRSIVLTPRFSPNRQEITYMSYESGQPRVYLLQIETGQRELVGNFPGMTFAPRFSPDGQKVIMSLLRDDGNSNIFAMDLRSRSTTRLTNSTAIDTSPSYSPDGSKVVFTSDRGGRAQIYVMGADGSGQTRISFGDGVYSTPVWSPRGDLIAFTKQTGGEFQIGVMKTDGSGERILSSGFQQEGPTWAPNGRVLMFFRDANGGPKLVSVDLTGRNEQPIPTANFASDPAWSPLLE; this is encoded by the coding sequence ATGAAATCAATCCTCAAGCCGCTCCTGATGATAGCAGCCATGGCCATGGGCATGACGGCAGCCGGCACGCTACCGGCGCTGGCGCTCGTCGAGCTCAACGTCAACAAGGGCAATGTCGAGCCGCTGCCGATCGCGATCACCGATTTCCAGGGTGGCGATGCGCTTGGCGCCCAGATTTCCCAGATCGTCACCGCCGATTTGAAACGCTCCGGCCTGTTCGCGCCGATCGACAAGAGCGCCTTCATCGAGAAGATCACCAATCCGGATGCCGCCCCCCGCTTCGACGACTGGAAGGTGATCAACGCGCAGGCGCTGGTCACCGGCAGCGTCAGCAAGGAAGCCGACGGCCGTATTCGCGCCCAGTACCGGCTTTGGGACACTTTTGCCGGCCAGCAGATGGCGGGCGAGCAGTTCTTCGCCAACGACGCCAACCAGCGGCGCGTCGCCCACATCATAGCCGACGCCATCTACGAGCGGCTGACCGGCGAGAAAGGCTATTTCGATACGCGCGTGGTGTTCATCGACGAGTCCGGCGCCAAGAATGCGCGCAAGAAGCGCCTCGCCATCATGGACCAGGACGGCGCCAATGTCCGCTATCTCTCCGACGGCCGGTCGATCGTGCTGACACCGCGTTTCTCGCCGAACCGGCAGGAAATCACCTATATGTCCTACGAGAGCGGCCAGCCGCGCGTCTATCTCCTGCAGATCGAAACCGGACAGCGCGAACTGGTCGGCAATTTCCCCGGCATGACGTTTGCGCCGCGCTTCTCGCCCGACGGCCAGAAGGTGATCATGAGCTTGCTGCGCGACGACGGCAATTCCAACATCTTCGCCATGGACCTGCGCAGCCGCTCGACGACGCGGTTGACCAACTCGACCGCCATCGACACCTCACCCTCCTATTCGCCCGACGGCAGCAAGGTGGTGTTCACCTCCGACCGCGGCGGCCGCGCGCAAATCTATGTGATGGGCGCCGATGGCTCGGGCCAGACCCGCATCTCCTTCGGCGATGGCGTCTACTCGACGCCGGTGTGGTCGCCGCGCGGCGATCTCATCGCCTTCACCAAGCAGACCGGCGGCGAATTCCAGATCGGTGTCATGAAGACCGACGGTTCGGGCGAGCGCATCCTGTCGTCCGGCTTCCAGCAGGAAGGGCCGACCTGGGCGCCGAATGGCCGCGTCTTGATGTTCTTCCGCGACGCCAATGGCGGACCGAAACTGGTTTCGGTCGATCTCACCGGCCGCAACGAACAGCCTATCCCGACCGCGAACTTCGCGTCCGACCCGGCCTGGTCGCCGCTGCTTGAGTAG
- a CDS encoding four helix bundle protein: protein MEKPGRFVERARDLEVYKRAYSASLEVHRATLGFPKIEQYALADQLRRSSKAICANLAEGFAKQSHSKAEFARFVSMAIGSCSEVETWISYAFDLQYITPSQLHTWRQSYAQIHGMLVSLRERLT, encoded by the coding sequence ATGGAGAAGCCGGGGCGCTTCGTCGAGCGCGCACGAGACTTGGAAGTCTACAAGCGCGCTTACTCAGCTTCTCTTGAGGTGCATCGAGCCACTCTTGGCTTTCCGAAAATTGAGCAATACGCACTGGCCGATCAGTTGCGCCGCTCGAGCAAAGCGATCTGCGCCAATCTGGCTGAAGGATTTGCCAAACAGAGCCACTCCAAAGCCGAATTTGCTCGTTTCGTTTCGATGGCGATCGGGTCATGCAGCGAAGTGGAGACGTGGATATCCTACGCGTTCGATCTTCAATACATCACGCCGTCCCAACTCCACACTTGGCGACAATCCTATGCCCAAATCCATGGGATGCTCGTGAGCCTTAGAGAGAGGCTGACCTGA
- the pal gene encoding peptidoglycan-associated lipoprotein Pal — protein MGRIAALTTNPVMIALVAMLAITGCASKKTPNNAAELGLNGAGAATPGSAQDFTVNIGDRIFFDTDSTSIRADAQQTLSRQAQWLNQYKQYAIVVEGHADERGTREYNLALGARRAAATRDFLVSKGVASSRLKTISYGKERPVAVCDDISCWSQNRRAVTTLSGAGS, from the coding sequence ATGGGCCGTATCGCAGCACTTACCACAAACCCGGTCATGATCGCGCTGGTGGCGATGCTCGCCATCACCGGTTGCGCCTCCAAGAAGACTCCGAACAACGCCGCTGAGCTTGGCCTCAACGGCGCCGGTGCTGCAACGCCCGGTTCGGCGCAGGACTTCACCGTCAATATCGGCGACCGCATCTTCTTCGATACGGACTCGACCTCGATCAGGGCTGACGCACAGCAGACGCTTTCGCGCCAGGCGCAGTGGCTGAACCAGTACAAGCAGTATGCCATCGTCGTCGAAGGCCATGCCGACGAACGCGGCACGCGCGAATACAATCTGGCGCTCGGTGCCCGCCGCGCCGCCGCCACCCGCGACTTCCTGGTCTCCAAGGGCGTGGCTTCCAGCCGCCTGAAGACCATTTCCTACGGCAAGGAGCGTCCTGTCGCTGTCTGCGACGACATCTCGTGCTGGTCGCAGAATCGCCGCGCGGTCACCACGCTCAGCGGCGCCGGCTCCTGA
- the ybgF gene encoding tol-pal system protein YbgF, with the protein MHLRSVLSGTLALLLLSGVTAPASGLGASGTGQSTDSGFSFHLPSIELPRLFGEKKKPDQVQMVQSDPTAVTSLEDQLRQMNGKIEELNFQVLQMQEQIRKQQEDNEFRFQQLEGGSQGGQAPAAPKKKSDATTDTNTDVAAAPATQAPADAGAATGSDQSSGGKTVEDVIVESPDGDPGKVIPGTGAPEKTFGSITVDKNGNVIDASGNTQATAPAQDSAPAAGAPAKAGKSDGTVVAALPSTNDPEELYRNSYQFILSGDYSTAEQGFRDHISRFPRDAKTADAHYWLGESLLGQQKYRDAAEVFLAASKDYPKAKKAPDMLLKLGVSLVGLKQHDVACATFSEVGKRYPDISNALKERVKQEKALAAC; encoded by the coding sequence ATGCATTTGAGATCGGTTCTGAGCGGCACGCTTGCGCTGCTGCTCCTATCAGGCGTCACCGCCCCGGCTAGTGGCCTGGGGGCCAGCGGCACGGGGCAATCAACCGACAGCGGCTTTTCCTTCCATCTGCCCAGCATCGAGCTGCCCAGGCTTTTCGGTGAAAAGAAGAAGCCGGATCAGGTCCAGATGGTGCAGTCCGATCCTACTGCCGTCACCAGCCTGGAAGACCAGCTGCGGCAGATGAACGGCAAGATCGAGGAACTGAATTTCCAGGTCCTGCAGATGCAGGAGCAAATCCGCAAGCAGCAGGAAGACAACGAGTTCCGCTTCCAGCAGCTGGAAGGCGGCTCGCAGGGCGGACAGGCACCGGCGGCACCGAAGAAGAAGTCCGACGCCACCACCGACACCAACACCGACGTGGCCGCGGCCCCGGCAACCCAAGCGCCGGCTGATGCCGGCGCCGCCACCGGCAGCGATCAGTCGAGCGGCGGCAAGACGGTTGAGGATGTCATCGTCGAATCACCCGATGGCGATCCCGGCAAGGTGATCCCCGGCACGGGAGCGCCGGAAAAGACCTTTGGTTCGATCACCGTCGACAAGAACGGCAATGTGATCGACGCCAGCGGCAACACCCAGGCAACCGCGCCGGCGCAAGACAGCGCCCCGGCCGCCGGCGCACCGGCCAAGGCCGGCAAGTCCGACGGCACGGTGGTTGCAGCACTGCCTTCCACCAACGACCCGGAAGAACTCTACCGCAATTCCTACCAGTTCATCCTGTCGGGCGACTACAGCACCGCCGAACAGGGTTTTCGCGATCATATTTCTCGCTTCCCCCGCGATGCGAAGACGGCGGACGCGCATTATTGGCTGGGTGAATCGCTGCTTGGCCAGCAGAAATACCGCGACGCGGCCGAGGTCTTCCTCGCCGCCAGCAAGGACTACCCCAAGGCCAAGAAGGCACCCGACATGCTTTTGAAGCTTGGCGTGTCACTGGTCGGCCTCAAGCAGCACGACGTCGCCTGCGCTACCTTCAGCGAGGTCGGCAAGCGCTACCCCGATATCTCCAATGCGCTCAAGGAACGGGTCAAGCAGGAGAAGGCCCTGGCTGCTTGCTGA
- the tilS gene encoding tRNA lysidine(34) synthetase TilS, which yields MLETEPDLSTRLFSHIDFTRGAVAAVSGGSDSTALLLLLKQHLDRTAPSVRLLAVTVDHGLRHGSALEAQAVAKLCAGRGIAHRTMVWVGSKPSAGLPAAAREARYRLLAEAARAHGIGLIVTGHTADDQAETVLMRQARDEPREFAEMAGRGLAGMAPGTLYDWREWIVRPLLGTRREALRDFLRREHIGWAEDPTNIDEAFERPRMRASLAGDSFRRMDDALALANQAAVERRQIGEGAADLIHRFASQPTTGLIRLDPRLLSAGDDRAAIYALRILLATAGGVAFLPDQARSEALFGRLKAGFLCATLSRTVVDFRRAGIFLRRETRGLPPTATAIGNTIWDGRRHITLDDSSGALLIAPLGSAATRRLAIAKGETPQSLMRAACAAEPTLRQAVENAGPRGDEPVRQGFAVRPVVAPFARFLPSFDLAPARAVAELIGAPPLPAPPFSSHSAG from the coding sequence ATGCTCGAGACCGAGCCTGATCTTTCGACCAGACTTTTTTCGCATATCGATTTTACCCGCGGCGCCGTTGCGGCCGTGTCCGGCGGCAGCGACTCGACCGCCCTGCTCCTCCTCCTCAAACAGCATCTTGACCGAACCGCGCCCTCCGTGAGGCTGCTGGCCGTGACGGTCGACCATGGCCTCCGGCACGGTTCGGCGCTCGAGGCGCAAGCCGTGGCGAAGCTGTGCGCCGGGCGCGGCATTGCCCACCGCACCATGGTCTGGGTCGGAAGCAAACCATCGGCCGGCCTGCCGGCGGCGGCGCGCGAAGCGCGCTATCGGCTGCTTGCAGAGGCGGCGCGCGCGCATGGCATTGGCCTGATCGTGACCGGCCATACGGCCGATGACCAGGCCGAGACGGTGCTGATGCGGCAGGCGCGGGATGAGCCCCGGGAGTTTGCCGAAATGGCAGGCCGTGGGCTTGCCGGCATGGCACCGGGCACCCTCTATGACTGGCGCGAATGGATCGTTCGCCCGCTGCTGGGCACGCGGCGCGAGGCGCTTCGCGATTTCCTGCGGCGTGAACATATCGGCTGGGCCGAGGACCCGACCAACATCGACGAGGCCTTCGAGCGGCCGCGGATGCGTGCCTCGCTTGCCGGTGACAGTTTTCGGCGTATGGACGATGCGCTGGCGCTGGCCAACCAGGCGGCTGTCGAACGCAGGCAGATTGGCGAAGGCGCCGCCGATCTGATCCATCGCTTCGCCAGCCAGCCGACCACGGGTCTCATCCGCCTCGACCCGCGCCTGCTTTCGGCCGGCGACGACCGGGCGGCCATCTACGCGTTGCGTATCTTGCTGGCCACCGCTGGAGGCGTCGCCTTTCTTCCCGACCAGGCGCGCAGCGAGGCGCTGTTCGGCCGGCTGAAGGCCGGATTCCTTTGCGCCACATTGTCGCGGACCGTGGTCGATTTCCGGCGCGCCGGCATCTTCCTGCGGCGCGAGACAAGGGGCTTGCCGCCCACCGCCACGGCCATCGGCAACACCATCTGGGATGGCCGCCGCCACATCACATTGGACGACAGTTCCGGCGCATTGTTGATCGCACCGTTGGGGAGCGCGGCGACGAGACGGCTGGCAATCGCCAAGGGAGAGACACCGCAAAGCCTGATGCGCGCCGCGTGTGCCGCTGAACCGACGTTGCGGCAAGCCGTTGAAAACGCTGGACCGCGAGGCGACGAGCCGGTCCGCCAAGGGTTCGCGGTGCGGCCGGTCGTTGCTCCCTTTGCCCGCTTCCTGCCGTCCTTCGATCTGGCGCCGGCGCGGGCCGTTGCCGAACTGATCGGCGCGCCACCGCTTCCCGCCCCGCCTTTCAGCAGCCACAGTGCCGGCTGA